TTGGAGGTTTTTATATTGACTTTTGCTCTGCCTAGTAATCTTGGTAAATTATCAAATTCCTGGGGAATAGAGTATGGAAATTCATTTGGTAGAAAATATTCTTCTAGTCCACCTATTTTATCTAAAGCATCTCTCCGGGTCGCTATAAATAAATATTTATCCTTTGCTTTGGCGTAATCTTGAAGGCTATCAAAATTTTCTTTGAGCTCTAAAAATGTTTTTTCTGCAATTTTCTTTTTATCATTTGGTAATTCTTTAATAATTTTACTTTGGTATTTTTTTAGTAAAGATTGACATTTTGTAACAGTTTTCGTAAGAGCGGGCCATCTTCCTCCTCTTACAAGGTCACTAGTTTCTTCCAACTTGTGTTGAATTTCTTGCAATTCAACTTGCTTGATAGGGAGTGCGTTTCTGAGGATTGCATTAGGGTCTTTTACTGCATTTCCAGTAGGTAAATCAGCTAATACTTGAATCGGTTTGAAGAGAAAAAACTGTAAAAATACAATTGATAGAATTAAGAAAAGTTTGTTCTGATTTGATAAGAATTTTTGCATAGCACTCTTGCAGGTTTATGATCCTTGGGGATGTAATACAGGAATGATTTCCAGTAACGATTTTCGCACAGGTACAACCATCGAAATTGATGGGCAAGTTTGGCGTGTTGTAGAATTTCTACATGTCAAGCCTGGTAAGGGTTCTGCTTTTGTGCGAACAAAATTAAAATCAGTTCAAAGCGGCAACGTGGTTGAAAAAACTTTTCGAGCCGGAGAATCAGTACAGCAGGCTATCCTAGAGAAGTCTAACCTG
The Prochlorococcus marinus XMU1405 genome window above contains:
- a CDS encoding peptidylprolyl isomerase, with protein sequence MQKFLSNQNKLFLILSIVFLQFFLFKPIQVLADLPTGNAVKDPNAILRNALPIKQVELQEIQHKLEETSDLVRGGRWPALTKTVTKCQSLLKKYQSKIIKELPNDKKKIAEKTFLELKENFDSLQDYAKAKDKYLFIATRRDALDKIGGLEEYFLPNEFPYSIPQEFDNLPRLLGRAKVNIKTSKGDMQAIVDGFNAPLTAGAFIDLSSKNFYKDLPINRAEEFFVLQTGDPIGEAIGYVDPETNEERHVPLEIRIPDEKDTFYNQTFEDLGFYTETPTLPFATLGTLGWSHSNTAVDDGSSQFFFFLYEAELNPAGRNLIDGRNAAFGYVVNGFDVLEELTKDDKIISIEVLKGIENLKLNA